The Solidesulfovibrio fructosivorans JJ] genome has a segment encoding these proteins:
- a CDS encoding COG4705 family protein, producing MNDTLKRHMSKVPEVTLTFWIIKILATTLGETGGDALSMTMHLGYAVSTVIFFAFFVVVAIWQVRSKTFNRFLYWAVIVATTTVGTTMADFADRSLGIGYVGGSSLLFTALLLILGLWWLSVGSVSVSDIHTPKVELFYWVTILFSNTLGTALGDFLADTSGLGYGGGAVVFSLALLVLAVLYFQTEISRTFLFWAAFILTRPLGATVGDLLTKPFASGGLHFSRITSSLILVGGMLTCILLFTSTRPGCHPEAVRADDERINA from the coding sequence ATGAATGACACCCTTAAGCGGCACATGAGCAAGGTCCCAGAGGTCACGCTGACCTTTTGGATCATCAAGATCCTGGCCACGACCCTTGGCGAAACGGGCGGCGATGCCCTCTCCATGACCATGCACCTGGGCTATGCCGTCAGCACGGTGATCTTTTTCGCCTTTTTCGTGGTCGTCGCCATTTGGCAGGTACGGTCCAAGACCTTCAACCGCTTTTTGTATTGGGCCGTCATCGTCGCCACCACCACGGTCGGCACGACCATGGCGGATTTTGCCGACCGGTCCCTGGGCATCGGCTATGTCGGCGGCTCGTCGCTGCTTTTCACGGCCCTGCTGTTGATCCTCGGACTGTGGTGGCTTTCCGTCGGCTCGGTGTCGGTCAGTGACATCCACACGCCCAAGGTCGAGCTCTTCTACTGGGTGACCATCCTTTTTTCCAACACCCTGGGCACCGCGCTGGGCGACTTTCTGGCCGACACCTCGGGCCTGGGCTACGGCGGAGGCGCCGTCGTCTTCAGCCTCGCCTTGCTGGTGTTGGCGGTCCTTTACTTCCAGACGGAAATCTCGCGCACGTTCCTGTTCTGGGCGGCCTTCATCCTGACGCGGCCTCTTGGCGCGACCGTCGGCGATCTGCTCACCAAGCCCTTTGCCAGCGGCGGGCTCCACTTCAGCCGGATAACGTCGTCGCTCATTCTGGTGGGGGGCATGCTGACCTGCATCCTCCTTTTCACCTCGACCCGTCCGGGCTGTCACCCGGAAGCGGTCAGGGCTGACGACGAACGGATCAACGCCTGA
- a CDS encoding PepSY domain-containing protein, with the protein MKHFKMVSIIATALCLTGFFGGTARAEREHAKDIAAFASVKTSLIQAIGTVEQKNGGQVVKAEYHMRNRTPVYVVASLSNGKESITLVDPMSGNILGTNQEGFFSRLFDDEADEQTGIKASKLTLRAAVTMAEQQTGGKAIEAGFKDKHGKPRFEIALVKNGASQEIVIDGTSGQIIKTRLHNDEDDD; encoded by the coding sequence ATGAAACACTTCAAGATGGTCAGCATCATCGCTACGGCACTTTGTCTCACCGGATTCTTCGGCGGCACGGCCAGGGCCGAGCGGGAACACGCAAAAGACATCGCGGCATTTGCCAGCGTCAAGACCTCCCTGATCCAGGCAATCGGCACCGTCGAACAAAAAAACGGCGGGCAGGTCGTCAAGGCCGAATACCACATGCGTAACCGGACGCCGGTTTACGTCGTCGCCTCCCTGTCCAATGGCAAAGAGTCAATAACGCTTGTCGACCCGATGTCCGGAAATATCCTGGGCACCAACCAGGAAGGCTTTTTCAGCCGCCTGTTCGACGATGAAGCCGATGAACAGACGGGGATCAAAGCGTCGAAGCTTACGCTGCGCGCGGCTGTAACCATGGCCGAACAGCAAACCGGCGGCAAAGCCATCGAAGCCGGCTTCAAGGACAAGCACGGCAAGCCCCGTTTCGAGATCGCGCTGGTCAAGAATGGGGCCTCGCAGGAAATCGTCATCGACGGGACCTCCGGCCAGATCATCAAGACCAGGCTCCACAATGACGAGGACGACGATTAG
- a CDS encoding ABC transporter ATP-binding protein translates to MTTVYAVQGLTVDISGRRILGPLDLTVKKGECCIIVGPNGSGKSTLLRALAGHERHCQGRITLLGVALSSLPPARMARSVAHLPQSPEADIPFTVEMTVRLGRAPRMGWLGLETRRDKEAVQRSMDMTNVAHLAKRGLGTLSGGERARVLLAQALCREPDVLLLDEPTASLDPGHQMRVMDLLEHIRLEHGLTVVMVSHDLNLASAYAERMLLVREGTLIAEGCPVDVLSEGHLADAYDWNLAVDSNPFTGTPRVTALPGGCFSRSSG, encoded by the coding sequence ATGACCACAGTCTATGCCGTCCAGGGCCTAACGGTCGATATTTCTGGCCGCCGCATCCTTGGTCCTCTCGATTTGACCGTGAAAAAAGGGGAATGCTGCATCATCGTCGGGCCGAACGGATCAGGGAAATCCACGCTGCTGCGAGCCCTGGCCGGGCACGAGCGGCACTGCCAGGGGCGAATAACGCTTCTGGGTGTCGCTCTCTCCAGCCTTCCCCCGGCACGAATGGCGAGGTCCGTCGCGCATCTGCCACAGTCTCCCGAAGCGGACATTCCATTTACGGTGGAGATGACGGTCCGGCTGGGACGAGCCCCTCGGATGGGCTGGTTGGGCCTGGAGACACGGCGAGACAAGGAAGCGGTGCAGCGGTCCATGGATATGACCAATGTGGCGCATCTGGCAAAGCGAGGACTGGGAACCTTGAGCGGAGGTGAACGCGCCCGGGTGCTCTTGGCCCAGGCGCTGTGTCGGGAACCGGATGTGCTCCTCCTGGACGAACCGACGGCCAGTCTCGATCCAGGACATCAGATGCGCGTAATGGACTTGCTGGAACATATCCGCCTCGAACACGGCCTGACTGTCGTGATGGTGTCGCATGACCTGAACTTGGCTTCGGCCTATGCGGAAAGGATGCTGCTTGTTCGAGAGGGAACCCTCATCGCGGAGGGATGCCCGGTTGACGTGCTCAGCGAAGGCCATCTGGCCGACGCTTATGACTGGAACCTAGCTGTTGACAGCAATCCGTTTACGGGAACACCTCGTGTCACGGCCTTGCCAGGGGGATGCTTTTCCCGTTCATCGGGATAA
- a CDS encoding FecCD family ABC transporter permease, whose product MRQRDASLPLRLLLTCLPLGGLLIAVLVAGLIVGSSSLALDQVLPVLLGRETCDPTILAIVWKLRLPRTLLAALAGGALSLSGLVFQTLVRNPLADPYILGVSGGAGLGAVGGVLLGLPFLLGAGPLAFAGAMAAFTLTVVLSLREGRVSVTSLVLSGVMVNAFCSAAIMFFLSVARDHTLHATLVWLMGDTSSATLNSLTVLAPCVVAGTGVVFVLSQPMNLLLLGDEAAANLGVRVRQVRALLVVAAALMTSTVVSQTGLLGFVGLVCPHILRLICGHDQRVLVPGSLLFGACFLVSCDLLARLLSHEGAMPVGVLTAMLGAPIFLYLLRRSGA is encoded by the coding sequence ATGAGACAGAGAGATGCCTCCTTGCCCCTTCGGCTGCTCCTGACGTGTCTGCCCCTTGGTGGACTGCTCATAGCGGTCCTGGTCGCCGGTCTGATCGTGGGATCAAGTTCTCTCGCCCTGGATCAGGTGCTGCCGGTGCTTTTGGGACGCGAGACCTGCGATCCGACCATCCTGGCCATTGTCTGGAAGTTGCGCCTGCCTCGAACCCTGCTGGCGGCCCTGGCTGGCGGTGCGCTTTCCCTTAGTGGCCTCGTTTTTCAGACGCTGGTGCGCAATCCTTTGGCTGACCCCTATATCCTCGGCGTGTCCGGCGGAGCGGGCTTGGGCGCGGTGGGTGGCGTGCTGCTCGGGTTGCCCTTCCTCCTGGGAGCCGGCCCTCTCGCCTTTGCCGGAGCCATGGCAGCCTTCACGCTCACCGTGGTCCTCTCACTGCGGGAAGGCCGCGTGTCCGTCACTTCCCTGGTTCTATCCGGCGTTATGGTCAATGCCTTCTGTTCGGCCGCCATCATGTTTTTCCTCTCCGTGGCCAGAGATCACACACTGCACGCCACCCTGGTCTGGCTCATGGGTGATACGTCTTCGGCCACCCTGAATTCCCTGACGGTTCTTGCCCCCTGCGTCGTTGCCGGAACCGGGGTGGTGTTCGTCCTGTCCCAGCCTATGAACCTTCTGCTCCTTGGCGACGAGGCGGCCGCTAATCTCGGAGTGCGAGTCCGGCAGGTTCGAGCCCTGCTCGTTGTCGCGGCCGCACTGATGACATCGACCGTCGTCAGCCAGACCGGACTGCTCGGGTTCGTGGGGCTCGTCTGCCCGCATATCCTACGGCTGATCTGCGGTCATGACCAACGGGTATTGGTGCCTGGCTCCCTGTTGTTCGGTGCGTGCTTTCTCGTATCGTGTGATCTTCTGGCTCGACTGCTCTCTCATGAAGGGGCCATGCCGGTGGGCGTGCTCACCGCCATGCTCGGCGCACCGATCTTCCTCTATCTTCTCAGGCGGAGCGGGGCATGA
- a CDS encoding ABC transporter substrate-binding protein, giving the protein MKTALRLSAAILAVCWLPWFLPSQATAGSPVRVIALAPSLTEIVYALDRGNLLVGASTYSDFPEVAKRLPRVGSYAHPDLERILALRPDCCLAVEGMTPQETTERLISLGVPVHILDTNTLAAVFASIEKIGNLLAASERAVALADAMRQTVARITRKRGDGLQPSVLYQIGYAPMYAACGGTFINELIELAGGKNVCATMRGYPQLTPEQAVAFRPDVVLIPTMGREAFEAARTRWNAWPEVPAVHSGRIFILDSDLFDRPGPRLTQGLEELARLLHIPPVPATEKQP; this is encoded by the coding sequence ATGAAGACCGCACTGCGTCTTTCCGCGGCCATCCTGGCTGTTTGCTGGCTCCCCTGGTTTCTCCCGTCACAGGCGACGGCGGGGTCTCCCGTGCGCGTCATCGCCCTGGCCCCCAGCCTGACGGAAATCGTCTACGCCCTGGATCGCGGAAACCTACTCGTCGGGGCATCCACGTACAGCGACTTTCCGGAAGTGGCCAAGCGTCTTCCCCGGGTGGGGTCGTATGCACACCCCGACCTGGAGCGCATCCTGGCCCTGCGCCCCGACTGCTGTCTGGCCGTGGAGGGTATGACACCCCAGGAGACCACCGAACGGCTTATCTCTCTTGGCGTCCCTGTCCATATCCTGGATACAAATACGCTTGCGGCCGTCTTTGCCTCCATTGAGAAGATCGGAAACCTCCTTGCCGCTTCGGAAAGGGCCGTGGCATTGGCCGACGCCATGCGCCAAACCGTGGCGCGTATCACCCGGAAACGGGGCGACGGCCTCCAACCGTCGGTGCTCTACCAGATCGGCTATGCCCCCATGTATGCCGCTTGCGGGGGAACGTTCATCAACGAACTTATCGAACTGGCTGGAGGAAAAAACGTCTGTGCCACCATGCGAGGATACCCGCAACTGACGCCTGAACAGGCTGTAGCCTTCCGACCTGATGTCGTTCTCATCCCCACCATGGGCCGTGAAGCCTTCGAAGCGGCCAGGACACGATGGAACGCTTGGCCCGAGGTGCCCGCCGTGCACAGCGGTCGTATCTTCATCCTGGATTCCGACCTGTTCGACCGTCCCGGCCCCCGATTGACCCAGGGCCTGGAAGAATTAGCCCGGTTGCTGCATATTCCGCCGGTTCCGGCGACGGAAAAACAACCATGA
- a CDS encoding adenosylcobinamide amidohydrolase, producing the protein MCLQTISVMNGTVMSMVIPCLGGRLVSGSATNSKPADRPVTAIPGAPPELADLSLERTDHYVRLILPGWWRTCGWSPLGGGLTRARNMFILRVHEDGSRAPSEYPPPETTLDRYCREHHWSSPTIGMMTAASMDSCRWAWRNEAGVAVGVILTAGLANARRAGDRADYQEKNDHALPAGTINILAATNAKLTDAALLEALMIMTEAKAAVLSEYGIKSAVSGLVATGTGTDCATLACGEGPPLRWCGKHVLFGEMLGRAVMEALSSSIAWEVNR; encoded by the coding sequence ATGTGTTTGCAAACAATCTCGGTGATGAACGGTACAGTTATGTCGATGGTTATCCCATGCCTGGGAGGACGTTTGGTGTCGGGGTCCGCTACGAATTCTAAGCCGGCGGATCGGCCCGTGACGGCAATCCCCGGGGCCCCCCCGGAATTGGCCGACCTGAGTCTGGAGCGCACAGACCACTATGTGCGCTTGATATTGCCGGGGTGGTGGCGGACGTGTGGCTGGTCCCCTCTTGGAGGAGGCCTGACCAGGGCCAGGAATATGTTCATCCTTCGCGTTCATGAGGACGGGTCACGCGCTCCGAGTGAGTATCCACCTCCCGAGACGACCCTTGATCGGTATTGTCGCGAACACCACTGGTCTAGCCCGACCATTGGCATGATGACCGCTGCCTCTATGGATTCCTGTCGTTGGGCGTGGCGCAATGAGGCTGGAGTGGCTGTGGGGGTCATATTGACGGCTGGCCTGGCCAACGCCAGACGGGCCGGAGACAGGGCCGACTACCAGGAGAAGAACGACCACGCATTGCCGGCGGGTACTATCAATATCCTGGCGGCTACCAATGCCAAGCTCACGGATGCGGCCCTGCTGGAGGCCCTCATGATCATGACCGAAGCGAAGGCCGCCGTGCTCTCGGAGTATGGTATCAAAAGCGCGGTCAGCGGGCTTGTAGCCACAGGCACGGGCACCGATTGTGCGACCTTGGCCTGTGGGGAGGGCCCCCCGCTTCGCTGGTGCGGCAAGCATGTCCTTTTCGGGGAGATGTTGGGCAGGGCAGTCATGGAAGCGCTTTCCTCCTCCATTGCCTGGGAAGTGAACAGATGA
- a CDS encoding TonB-dependent receptor plug domain-containing protein, with amino-acid sequence MRCLLVFWAVALALPSLGLAADTQENSYNLPEVLVTATATPAPAREVPVHVEVLSRDDIDQLGVDTLSELIIQKSPGTVVQYPGAYMGFSLRGFNTYDSPGANMDAKTLVLVDGNPFGSGNLTLIPLGNVERVEIMRGPGSVLYGASAMGGVINIITKRGKGTPSGSVEAEYGSFNRFQPKASAQGGTQDSRLGFSLAGRVTTVEQYDASGGWRYRNTDYHDLATSGTVTMTPVENHTFHLFGNYFNAWNMGDPGPTYSPTHTARIQDAMKNFAAIYDGATESRNVQWRLATWVNEHDYANTDTPYYERSSFTTNQVGIDGRVSVPTFSLGRFTIGGQYRDIREHRDGDGVYAPDSNYENLSIYGEEKVDIGDFTFLAGLRYDQYNLRILDNDSFTDATTQPRTMDHLSWRGGITWRTLSWLTLRTSAGSAFTPPDAYKFCGRYHDSWSNYIGNANLTPETSTTWEGGLDINWKGLEISGTYFYTLYTDAITTTSTTVNGNPYWQTWINSAGSQLAGLEGFTRYSHKFDIGSHRLSVTPFLNWIWYAQRKVEDSKLVSARGTDTVLNLSEYSLNPGVQFGFDSRVTLNLNGQWQGPQKVYDWDTHSANYGKVVDKDPFFVMNARLSIRPAKKLETYVFANNLGDERYSYVDGYPMPGRTFGVGVRYEF; translated from the coding sequence ATGCGTTGCTTACTGGTCTTTTGGGCTGTGGCCCTGGCCTTGCCGTCCCTGGGACTGGCGGCTGACACCCAAGAGAACTCCTATAACCTTCCCGAGGTGTTGGTCACGGCCACGGCGACGCCAGCTCCGGCCAGGGAAGTGCCTGTTCATGTCGAGGTCCTCAGCCGTGACGACATTGATCAACTCGGCGTGGATACCCTGAGCGAATTAATCATCCAAAAATCGCCGGGCACGGTCGTTCAGTATCCCGGGGCCTACATGGGGTTCAGTCTCCGTGGCTTCAACACCTACGATTCACCCGGGGCGAACATGGATGCCAAGACACTGGTGCTGGTGGACGGCAATCCCTTCGGGTCCGGAAATCTCACCTTGATACCCCTTGGCAACGTGGAACGCGTGGAAATCATGCGCGGTCCCGGTTCGGTCCTGTACGGGGCCTCGGCCATGGGCGGGGTAATAAACATCATCACCAAGCGTGGAAAAGGTACCCCCTCCGGCTCTGTCGAGGCCGAGTACGGCAGCTTCAACCGCTTCCAGCCCAAGGCCTCCGCCCAGGGGGGGACCCAGGACAGTCGATTGGGTTTTTCCCTGGCCGGACGGGTCACCACTGTGGAGCAATACGACGCAAGCGGCGGTTGGCGGTACCGCAACACCGATTATCATGATCTCGCCACCTCCGGAACCGTGACCATGACTCCGGTTGAAAACCATACCTTCCATCTCTTCGGGAACTATTTCAACGCCTGGAACATGGGTGATCCCGGTCCGACCTATTCGCCCACCCACACGGCCAGGATTCAGGACGCCATGAAAAATTTTGCCGCCATCTATGATGGGGCAACCGAGTCTCGCAATGTGCAATGGCGCTTGGCGACCTGGGTCAACGAGCATGATTATGCCAACACCGATACGCCCTATTACGAACGCTCCTCCTTCACCACGAATCAGGTTGGGATTGATGGGCGCGTTTCCGTGCCCACCTTCTCTCTGGGGCGCTTTACCATCGGCGGGCAATATCGCGACATCAGGGAGCATCGTGATGGCGACGGTGTCTACGCCCCCGACTCCAACTACGAAAACTTGTCCATTTATGGAGAAGAGAAGGTTGATATCGGCGACTTCACGTTCCTGGCCGGCCTGCGTTATGATCAGTACAACCTGCGTATTCTCGACAATGACAGCTTCACCGATGCCACCACCCAGCCACGCACCATGGACCACCTGAGCTGGCGGGGCGGCATCACCTGGCGAACGCTGTCCTGGCTGACCTTGCGGACGTCGGCCGGCTCGGCCTTCACGCCACCGGATGCCTATAAATTCTGCGGCCGTTACCATGATTCCTGGAGCAATTACATCGGCAATGCCAATCTGACCCCGGAGACGAGCACGACCTGGGAAGGAGGGCTCGACATCAACTGGAAGGGATTGGAAATCTCCGGAACCTATTTCTACACGCTCTACACCGATGCCATCACCACGACCTCAACCACAGTCAACGGTAACCCCTATTGGCAAACCTGGATCAATTCCGCTGGTTCGCAACTCGCCGGTCTGGAAGGGTTCACCCGGTACAGCCACAAGTTCGACATTGGCAGCCATCGCTTGTCGGTGACCCCCTTTCTGAATTGGATCTGGTATGCTCAGCGCAAGGTCGAGGATTCCAAGCTGGTCAGCGCGCGCGGGACGGACACGGTACTCAATCTGTCGGAATACAGCTTGAACCCTGGTGTGCAGTTCGGATTTGACTCCCGGGTCACCCTCAACCTGAACGGGCAGTGGCAGGGGCCCCAGAAGGTGTATGACTGGGATACGCATTCCGCCAACTATGGCAAGGTCGTGGACAAAGACCCATTTTTCGTCATGAATGCTAGACTCTCCATACGTCCAGCCAAAAAACTGGAGACGTATGTGTTTGCAAACAATCTCGGTGATGAACGGTACAGTTATGTCGATGGTTATCCCATGCCTGGGAGGACGTTTGGTGTCGGGGTCCGCTACGAATTCTAA
- a CDS encoding MarR family winged helix-turn-helix transcriptional regulator, translated as METKDDLILGTVRQFQRVAAKYARIEELPIPVEDGIEVTTREAHTIEAVGNRKQMSVTDVANAFGITKSAASQMVSKLCDKGFLEKKQAPHSNKEFQLTLTPLGRKAFEAHARFHGEDKEALMERLRGYSLSQIATISVLLEAIGEVMDNRLSR; from the coding sequence ATGGAAACAAAGGACGATCTCATCCTGGGCACGGTGCGCCAATTCCAGCGCGTGGCCGCCAAATACGCCCGCATCGAGGAGCTGCCGATCCCGGTCGAGGACGGCATCGAGGTCACGACCCGGGAGGCCCATACCATCGAGGCCGTGGGCAACCGGAAGCAGATGAGCGTCACCGACGTGGCCAACGCCTTCGGCATCACCAAGAGCGCGGCCTCTCAGATGGTTTCCAAGCTGTGCGACAAGGGTTTTCTCGAGAAAAAACAGGCCCCGCACAGCAACAAGGAATTCCAGCTGACGCTCACGCCCCTTGGCCGAAAGGCCTTTGAGGCCCATGCGCGTTTCCATGGAGAGGACAAGGAGGCCTTGATGGAACGGCTTCGTGGCTATTCCCTGTCCCAGATCGCTACGATTTCCGTGTTGCTCGAGGCCATCGGGGAAGTCATGGACAATCGGTTGTCCCGGTAG